A single window of Archangium gephyra DNA harbors:
- a CDS encoding B12-binding domain-containing radical SAM protein encodes MDARPVRQPDPMQVAPVLPPAREGTPVPRTVLLVNPFYPKDVNASFGKHVLTPTLALTSLAGATPPEWRVRYWDENLLQGAPPMEEVPRVVGITVHLTFAQRAYALAAWFKAHGCIVVLGGLHALSCPDEVQAHADAICVGNGVPVWPRILRDIERGELQPRYSAEYRDYAADPPPDRSILPDYGFLTPASLIATQGCHNRCDFCYLATGDTRIKYQMRTPAQVAEDFRSTGAPYGVFVDNNLGSSRRYLRELCQALAPLEKIWSAAVTLDVTDDPSLVREMALAGCTGVFIGFESLTDDNLRAAGKKSPRAEDYAQRVELFHRNGIQVNGSFVLGFDHDRPEVFENLARWIEDTRMECATFHILTPYPNTPLFRRMEAEGRLLHQDWSLYDTAHCVFRPKHMSPQELEAGYAWIYRRLFSLSSIWARRPRQASAVLPYLAMALLYKRSNFLWRFLIRHRLTHKVWSPLVHLTRLRHLRYRRRLAREGSLPGHMVSPIRPSV; translated from the coding sequence ATGGATGCGAGGCCTGTCAGACAGCCGGACCCGATGCAGGTGGCCCCGGTGCTGCCCCCAGCGCGCGAGGGCACTCCGGTCCCGCGCACGGTGCTGTTGGTGAATCCTTTCTATCCCAAGGACGTGAACGCGAGCTTCGGCAAGCACGTGCTCACGCCCACGCTCGCGCTCACCAGCCTCGCCGGAGCCACGCCACCCGAGTGGCGCGTGCGTTACTGGGACGAAAACCTGCTGCAAGGCGCCCCACCCATGGAGGAGGTGCCGCGGGTGGTGGGCATCACCGTGCACCTCACCTTCGCCCAGCGCGCCTATGCGCTGGCCGCCTGGTTCAAGGCACACGGCTGCATCGTGGTGCTGGGGGGCCTGCACGCCCTGTCCTGTCCGGACGAGGTCCAGGCGCACGCGGACGCCATCTGCGTGGGCAACGGCGTGCCCGTCTGGCCGCGGATTCTACGGGACATCGAGCGCGGGGAGCTCCAGCCCCGCTACAGCGCCGAGTACCGCGACTACGCCGCCGACCCTCCGCCGGACCGGAGCATCCTGCCGGACTACGGTTTTCTCACCCCCGCCTCGCTCATCGCCACGCAGGGCTGCCACAACCGGTGTGACTTCTGCTACCTGGCCACGGGCGACACGCGCATCAAGTACCAGATGCGCACCCCGGCCCAGGTGGCCGAGGACTTCCGTTCCACGGGCGCGCCCTATGGCGTCTTCGTGGACAACAACCTCGGCTCGAGCCGCCGCTACCTGCGCGAGCTGTGTCAGGCCCTGGCCCCGCTGGAGAAGATCTGGAGCGCCGCCGTCACCCTGGATGTGACAGACGATCCTTCCCTGGTACGGGAGATGGCGCTCGCCGGGTGCACGGGCGTCTTCATCGGCTTCGAGAGCCTGACCGACGACAACCTCCGCGCGGCGGGAAAGAAGAGCCCGCGTGCCGAGGATTACGCCCAGCGCGTGGAGCTCTTCCACCGCAATGGCATCCAGGTGAATGGCAGCTTCGTGCTGGGCTTCGACCATGATCGGCCGGAGGTCTTCGAGAACCTGGCGCGCTGGATAGAAGACACCCGCATGGAGTGCGCCACCTTCCACATCCTCACGCCCTATCCGAACACGCCGCTGTTCCGCCGCATGGAGGCCGAGGGGCGGCTGCTGCACCAGGACTGGTCTCTCTACGACACGGCGCACTGTGTCTTCCGCCCCAAGCACATGAGCCCCCAGGAGCTGGAGGCCGGCTATGCGTGGATCTACCGGCGGCTCTTCTCGCTCTCCTCCATCTGGGCGCGCAGGCCCCGGCAGGCCAGCGCCGTGCTGCCGTACCTGGCGATGGCGCTGCTCTACAAGCGCAGCAACTTCCTGTGGCGCTTCCTCATCCGCCACCGCCTCACGCACAAGGTGTGGTCACCGCTGGTGCACCTCACCCGCCTGCGCCACCTGCGCTACCGCCGGCGGCTGGCGCGCGAAGGCTCGCTGCCAGGGCACATGGTGTCCCCCATCCGCCCCAGCGTGTAG